A window of Zingiber officinale cultivar Zhangliang chromosome 5A, Zo_v1.1, whole genome shotgun sequence contains these coding sequences:
- the LOC121980756 gene encoding cyclin-P4-1-like, with translation MEEEEVEEDSQAVPSMVLVLSSLLERVVERNDAAVAVGLRPLPDRTAAFHSVRKPDISARCYLERIFRYANCSPSCYAVAYIYLLRFLHRHPAVALHSLNLHRFLIAAVLAAVKFTEDIHYNNAYFAKLGGISLIEMNYLEVDFLFGLGFELNVTPATFSSYCSILQREFYLESPPLSKLHCYITEEESNCCQQKHSASSQQVFLGI, from the exons ggaagaggaggtggaggaggactCCCAGGCGGTCCCCAGCATGGTCTTGGTCCTCTCTTCCCTCCTCGAGCGGGTGGTGGAGCGCAATGATGCGGCCGTCGCCGTCGGCCTCCGCCCCCTGCCGGATCGGACGGCAGCCTTCCACAGCGTGCGGAAGCCGGACATCTCGGCGCGCTGCTACCTGGAGCGCATCTTCCGGTACGCCAACTGCAGCCCCTCCTGCTACGCCGTTGCCTACATCTACCTCCTCCGCTTCCTCCACCGCCACCCTGCAGTCGCCCTCCACTCCTTAAACCTCCACCGCTTCCTCATCGCCGCCGTCCTCGCAGCTGTTAAGTTCACCGAAGATAT ACACTACAACAATGCTTACTTTGCCAAGCTTGGTGGAATCAGCTTGATCGAGATGAACTACTTGGAAGTCGATTTCTTGTTTGGCCTAGGCTTTGAATTGAATGTGACCCCTGCTACCTTCAGCTCCTACTGCTCAATTCTCCAGAGAGAATTTTACCTTGAATCACCTCCTCTCTCGAAGCTGCACTGCTACATCACAGAGGAAGAATCCAACTGCTGCCAGCAGAAGCATTCAGCAAGTTCTCAGCAGGTTTTTTTGGGCATATAG